The genomic region AGGCTTTTCTCCCGTAGCGTGGGCGAAGCAACCGATATCGTTGAAAAGGAAATGTATACCTTCAGCGACCGGAGCGGTGAATCCCTGACCCTGCGTCCGGAAGGAACGGCCGGCGTTGTCCGGGCCTATATCGAGCACAAGCTGCACACTGAAGACCGCATTTCCAAACTCTGGTATCTGGGTCCGATGTACAGGCATGAACGGCCACAACGTGGCCGGTTCCGGCAGTTTCATCAGGTAGGTGCGGAAATCCTGGGCGGTGCCGAGCCAGCCATTGACGTTACGATCATTGCCCTGGTTGATACGCTGCTGGAGCGGCTTGGAATCCGGAAGAAAGTCTCGCTGGAAATCAGCACTCTCGGTGACATGGAATCACGAATCGCATTCCGGGCGGCCATTCAGAACCATTTCCGGCCCCTCATCGGTGGTTTCTGCGCCGATTGCCAGCGACGGATCGACACCAACCCGCTCCGGATTCTCGACTGCAAGGTCGATATGGACAAAACCGGCGGTGCGCCATCAGGACTCGATTTCCTGAATGATCCTTCGCGCCGCCATTTCGAAACGGTAAAGCACGGACTCGCCAGCGCCGGGGTCCGCCATATCATTAACCCCCGTATTGTCCGCGGGCTCGACTACTACTGCCATACCGTATTTGAGTTTGTTTCCCAGGAGCTGGGTGCCCAGGGGACTGTCG from Deltaproteobacteria bacterium harbors:
- the hisS gene encoding histidine--tRNA ligase, with the translated sequence MSHSNEPVRSVKGMNDVLPADAPLWQRVEAISHEVLSSFGFREIRTNILEPTRLFSRSVGEATDIVEKEMYTFSDRSGESLTLRPEGTAGVVRAYIEHKLHTEDRISKLWYLGPMYRHERPQRGRFRQFHQVGAEILGGAEPAIDVTIIALVDTLLERLGIRKKVSLEISTLGDMESRIAFRAAIQNHFRPLIGGFCADCQRRIDTNPLRILDCKVDMDKTGGAPSGLDFLNDPSRRHFETVKHGLASAGVRHIINPRIVRGLDYYCHTVFEFVSQELGAQGTVAAGGRYDGLVEELGGPPTPGMGFAAGIERLVDLARTAGFTADEPGPAVFLVSVGEKARHETQRLALALCREGIPAGIDYGAKSLKSQMRYADRLKAKYVAVLGDSELESGKTRLKLMSDGTEREIRLDNLAVELRKG